A genome region from Ligilactobacillus cholophilus includes the following:
- a CDS encoding SAM-dependent methyltransferase has protein sequence MEIDEYVDNLMQIKEYFHNLSQIVKKVNSILDTVAAFQQNSLPQSPVLNLELSDEYILDHIIEYPELMQVSSYLENLRQVLIENLGIWHVVNQKWIDDLQRFIGKDSHNLEVMCGNAIISANLQNTIATDNLDWKNQDNQKPHPWCQVEQLDAMQAVKKYYAHVDNIIMAWAPDCGESDYEILCYLRKVKFKGNLIVIGERNGATNSKKFWQKAKLELNSQLNLHHRPFDFIKDKVWLVK, from the coding sequence ATGGAAATAGATGAATATGTGGATAATTTAATGCAAATAAAAGAATATTTCCACAATTTATCCCAAATTGTGAAAAAAGTAAATTCGATTTTGGATACAGTTGCTGCTTTTCAACAAAACTCGCTACCTCAAAGCCCAGTATTGAATTTAGAATTATCAGATGAATATATTTTAGATCATATAATTGAATATCCTGAATTAATGCAGGTATCATCATATTTAGAAAATTTACGACAAGTATTGATTGAAAATTTAGGCATATGGCACGTTGTAAATCAGAAATGGATTGACGACTTACAACGATTTATTGGAAAAGATTCACATAATTTAGAAGTGATGTGTGGTAATGCGATAATTAGTGCAAACTTACAGAATACGATTGCTACTGATAATTTAGATTGGAAAAATCAAGATAATCAAAAACCGCATCCTTGGTGTCAAGTTGAGCAATTAGATGCAATGCAAGCAGTAAAAAAATATTATGCACATGTGGATAACATTATTATGGCATGGGCGCCTGATTGTGGTGAGAGTGATTATGAGATTTTATGTTATTTGCGTAAAGTTAAATTTAAGGGGAATTTGATTGTGATTGGAGAGCGAAATGGTGCAACAAATTCTAAAAAGTTTTGGCAAAAAGCCAAGTTAGAATTGAATTCACAATTAAATTTACATCATCGTCCGTTTGATTTTATTAAAGATAAAGTTTGGTTAGTAAAATAA
- a CDS encoding sensor histidine kinase — protein sequence MKLKLTSREKRELFLVGLFTLILLIISNIAIYILLNEWVRQNPGLEDGIFQLKMSLALGPNDVQVGNWGLMFIFLVCVVDIFVVYLRVSFRYRQIQLLHVITELHFIASGHFDHRITFTLSGQMQRVVESINTLVDSTIKAMEEERQIEKSKDELITNVSHDIRTPLTSIIGYLGLIENHQFQSEEDLLKFAHIAYLKSNQMKSLVDDLFEYAKVRQTDTPLELMDLSLNSLFEQLEASFELEAKQNNMKIVLQLPQEDLKMQADPEKFARIFNNLITNALKYGEGAKHIYLSARKVSGTEVEVCVSNDGKPIPKESLPQVFDRFYRVEKSRNTKTGGTGLGLTITQRIVDLHHGTIKVESNDKLTSFIMYFPIKQPEKAQI from the coding sequence ATGAAGCTCAAACTAACTTCACGTGAAAAGCGTGAATTGTTTTTAGTCGGGCTTTTCACATTGATATTACTAATTATTTCTAATATCGCTATTTACATTTTATTAAATGAATGGGTACGACAAAATCCTGGATTAGAAGATGGAATTTTCCAATTAAAAATGTCCCTAGCATTAGGGCCAAATGATGTCCAAGTTGGTAACTGGGGGCTAATGTTTATTTTCTTAGTTTGTGTAGTTGACATTTTTGTTGTGTATTTACGAGTTTCGTTTCGTTATCGTCAGATTCAGTTGCTACATGTAATTACAGAATTGCATTTTATTGCTTCTGGACATTTTGATCATCGTATTACGTTTACTCTTTCAGGACAAATGCAACGTGTTGTTGAAAGTATCAATACATTAGTAGATAGCACGATTAAAGCGATGGAAGAAGAACGTCAAATTGAAAAGTCTAAAGATGAATTAATAACCAATGTCAGTCATGATATTCGAACACCATTAACTTCGATTATTGGGTACTTAGGGTTGATTGAAAATCATCAATTTCAATCGGAAGAAGATTTATTGAAATTTGCTCACATTGCATATCTTAAGTCTAACCAAATGAAATCACTTGTTGATGATTTATTCGAATATGCTAAAGTACGTCAGACTGATACACCACTTGAACTAATGGATTTATCTTTAAATTCATTATTTGAACAATTAGAAGCAAGTTTTGAATTGGAAGCAAAGCAAAATAATATGAAAATTGTATTGCAACTACCACAAGAAGATTTAAAGATGCAAGCTGATCCAGAAAAGTTTGCTCGTATTTTTAATAATTTAATTACTAATGCATTAAAATATGGTGAAGGTGCAAAGCACATATACTTATCTGCAAGAAAAGTAAGTGGTACTGAGGTAGAAGTATGTGTTTCAAATGATGGTAAACCAATTCCTAAAGAATCATTGCCACAAGTATTTGATCGATTTTATCGAGTTGAAAAATCACGAAATACTAAAACAGGTGGGACTGGTTTAGGATTAACGATTACCCAAAGAATTGTTGACTTACACCATGGAACAATTAAGGTTGAATCAAATGATAAGTTAACCAGTTTTATAATGTATTTTCCAATTAAACAACCTGAAAAAGCTCAAATTTAA
- a CDS encoding ATP-binding cassette domain-containing protein: protein MLDLITTNLAFKYSNHTKFLFKNVNLQFEKHSLNLITGENGCGKSTFLRILSGLKKASEGKVLLNNQDISQVIPCYRVQYVSYLPQNPRHFFTFKTGLQQLRFALENINLTQDEIQKRIDNITACLNLQYIINQPITTLSGGEIQRLAFALVMCINAEYILLDEPLANLDQKNREEILAILKILKQDHTIIIADHDLSLYAELLDNLYYFDAGKIIHKKHPQLSLKRNVPRVTNSISGDNSQNTLTFRQLNITYPQKEILTAANFNFPKGKLGLLCGKNGSGKSTLLNALTKQCKYNGTICYCNKDQNKMKTRKWLQYVNLGFQNSENQFIKTTVLDELNAAYSITQQNKFWNDQRLNEWIDRLSLKEILKQSPYYISGGQQKKVQLLILALICAPVILLDEVFVGLDQDSIYNAMELLREIANIGCSILVVDHQLSQPENYDYVIKLQDHHLFLLEKGAIINE from the coding sequence ATGCTTGATTTAATAACTACTAATTTGGCTTTTAAATATTCTAATCATACAAAATTTCTTTTTAAAAATGTGAATCTTCAATTTGAGAAGCACTCATTAAATTTAATTACTGGTGAAAATGGCTGTGGAAAATCTACCTTCCTTAGAATATTAAGTGGTTTAAAAAAAGCTAGTGAAGGTAAAGTTTTATTGAACAATCAAGATATTAGTCAAGTTATTCCTTGCTATCGTGTGCAATATGTAAGTTATCTTCCACAAAACCCTCGTCATTTTTTTACATTTAAAACAGGATTACAACAATTAAGATTTGCACTTGAAAATATTAATTTAACACAAGACGAAATTCAAAAACGTATAGATAATATTACGGCATGTTTAAACTTACAATATATAATAAATCAACCTATAACTACATTATCTGGTGGAGAAATTCAGCGATTAGCTTTTGCTTTAGTGATGTGCATTAATGCTGAATATATTTTACTTGATGAACCGTTAGCAAACCTAGATCAGAAAAATCGTGAAGAAATCTTAGCGATTTTAAAAATTTTAAAACAAGACCATACAATTATTATTGCAGACCATGATCTCTCTCTGTATGCTGAATTACTAGATAATTTATATTATTTTGATGCAGGAAAAATTATACACAAAAAGCATCCACAATTATCTTTAAAAAGAAACGTTCCACGTGTAACTAATTCCATTTCTGGGGATAACTCTCAAAATACATTAACTTTCAGACAATTAAATATAACTTATCCCCAAAAAGAAATTTTAACTGCCGCTAATTTTAATTTTCCAAAAGGAAAATTGGGATTATTATGTGGAAAAAATGGAAGTGGGAAATCCACTTTGCTGAATGCATTAACCAAACAATGCAAATATAACGGTACAATTTGTTATTGCAATAAAGATCAAAATAAAATGAAAACTCGAAAATGGCTTCAATACGTAAATTTAGGTTTTCAAAATAGTGAAAATCAATTCATCAAAACAACTGTTTTAGACGAATTAAATGCTGCATATTCAATTACTCAGCAAAATAAGTTTTGGAATGATCAACGCTTAAATGAATGGATAGATCGCTTATCTTTAAAAGAAATATTAAAGCAAAGTCCATATTATATTTCTGGTGGTCAGCAAAAAAAAGTTCAATTATTAATTCTTGCTTTGATTTGTGCACCAGTTATTTTACTTGATGAGGTTTTTGTTGGATTAGACCAAGATTCAATTTATAATGCAATGGAATTATTACGTGAAATAGCAAACATAGGATGTTCAATATTAGTTGTTGATCATCAATTAAGTCAACCAGAAAATTATGATTATGTTATAAAACTACAAGATCACCATTTATTTTTACTTGAGAAAGGAGCAATTATTAATGAATAA
- a CDS encoding RluA family pseudouridine synthase: MQYTWKKNLNQKVKLQTFLKENGISGRTLKKIRHGEGEILVNQTISKQSQWISGDVEVTIILKDEKADPTVNQSMLPIDIVCENDYFLAINKAANLSSVPGPKDSQNTLANRVLGYAQHQLPSYVPHILTRLDYDTSGLVLFAKSNFIQSMLQQQISQHTMKKTYYALVSGKLEKEHALIDLPLEKESFESARRVVRESGKPSQTEYWIQERYENATLVKVRLHTGRTHQIRAHFAAIKHPLVGDELYGGTTTLIKRQMLHAYQLELVNPFTNKLEKFTAEIPHDFKEVIQKLK, translated from the coding sequence ATGCAATATACATGGAAGAAAAATTTAAATCAAAAAGTAAAACTTCAAACTTTTCTAAAAGAAAATGGGATTAGCGGAAGAACGCTTAAAAAGATCAGACATGGAGAGGGCGAAATTCTTGTAAACCAAACTATTAGCAAACAATCCCAGTGGATCAGTGGTGATGTGGAAGTTACGATAATACTAAAAGATGAGAAGGCAGATCCTACTGTAAATCAAAGCATGTTACCAATTGATATTGTTTGTGAAAATGATTACTTTTTAGCAATTAATAAAGCAGCTAATTTATCTAGTGTACCAGGGCCAAAGGATTCACAAAATACATTAGCAAATCGAGTGTTAGGATATGCACAACATCAACTACCATCTTATGTGCCACATATTTTAACACGATTAGACTATGATACTAGTGGTTTAGTGTTATTTGCAAAAAGTAATTTTATTCAAAGTATGTTACAGCAGCAAATTAGTCAACATACTATGAAAAAGACATATTATGCCCTGGTGAGTGGCAAATTAGAAAAAGAGCATGCACTTATTGATTTGCCTTTAGAAAAAGAAAGTTTTGAAAGTGCACGTAGAGTTGTACGGGAATCAGGAAAACCTTCTCAAACAGAATATTGGATACAAGAGAGATACGAAAATGCTACCTTGGTTAAAGTGCGATTACATACAGGGAGGACTCATCAAATTAGAGCGCATTTTGCTGCAATTAAGCATCCATTAGTAGGAGATGAATTGTATGGTGGAACTACTACACTAATTAAACGTCAAATGCTTCACGCATATCAATTAGAATTAGTTAATCCATTTACGAATAAATTAGAAAAATTTACTGCAGAAATTCCACACGATTTTAAGGAAGTTATACAAAAACTTAAATGA
- a CDS encoding AzlC family ABC transporter permease encodes MTKEQPRWLEVLKVSLPLCLSYIPIGLACGVLLHAAGFNTVLTGLVSLLVFSGGAQFLIASMLTANAPMHTILFMLFFLELRYALLGSSLSQYVRGTSKKFIYFFAISLNDENYAVNYLKFATDKEWTPDDALMVEHYSLMFWTVANVIGSLIGGMLPKINLSIVDFALTSLFLYMIVMQIRNKLTIVISVFSGILAIIFMCLLKSTMGLVVATLIASFTGFVIEDYLRKHGKEKGFLLKNIKPNKQ; translated from the coding sequence GTGACTAAAGAACAACCACGTTGGCTGGAAGTATTAAAGGTTTCACTTCCACTTTGTCTAAGTTACATTCCAATCGGATTAGCGTGTGGTGTTTTGCTTCATGCAGCTGGTTTTAATACTGTGCTTACCGGATTAGTATCTTTATTAGTATTTTCGGGTGGAGCACAATTTTTAATTGCTTCAATGTTAACGGCAAATGCGCCAATGCATACAATTTTATTTATGCTGTTTTTCCTTGAACTACGTTATGCATTGTTAGGTTCAAGTTTATCACAATATGTACGTGGAACTAGCAAAAAGTTTATTTACTTTTTTGCAATTTCACTTAATGATGAAAACTACGCGGTTAACTATTTGAAGTTTGCAACTGATAAAGAGTGGACACCTGATGATGCCTTGATGGTGGAACATTATTCATTAATGTTTTGGACTGTTGCAAATGTAATCGGTAGTTTAATCGGTGGGATGTTACCAAAAATTAATTTAAGTATTGTTGATTTTGCATTAACTTCATTATTCTTATACATGATTGTTATGCAAATTCGTAATAAATTAACAATTGTAATCAGTGTTTTCTCTGGAATTTTAGCAATTATTTTTATGTGTTTATTAAAGAGTACGATGGGATTAGTTGTAGCAACGTTGATTGCTTCATTCACTGGTTTTGTAATTGAAGATTATTTACGCAAGCATGGTAAAGAAAAAGGTTTCTTACTGAAAAATATCAAGCCTAATAAGCAATAA
- a CDS encoding serine hydrolase, with the protein MKFLKKAQKAILVLMATLMVAICVPFNSIKAAETKNDTNQDLKLDVKGAIAIDEKTGQVLFEQNATEALPVASLSKLLTLYIVLDEIKAGKLSWDQKITPDKTTAEISQDTSLNNVPLRTDKQYTVKSLYEATLIYSANGAAMALAQAVAGSQSKFVDMMRKQVKKFGIKDAEIYTCNGLNNEQMKSAAYPGAAKDAENKFSAKDMAIISMKLLHKYPEVLKTASVQKKDFDNGNGQTVMENWNWMLPGQSSSYELLPVDGLKTGTSDAAGACFVGTVNKDGHRLITVVLGAQHNSDTDNSRFVQTQKLMSYVYNTYNYVTLDKGQEKASLPVYHGKEEKVKVQSDQAVGIWLKKGTSKKDITAKAVANKKLTKDGALEAPLKEGQTVGKIKLEVSGKTIKTVSSDIELNAQTTTAVKKANIFEIIYRSIFK; encoded by the coding sequence ATGAAATTTTTAAAGAAAGCACAAAAAGCCATTTTAGTCTTGATGGCAACTTTAATGGTCGCTATTTGCGTCCCATTTAATAGCATAAAAGCTGCTGAAACTAAAAATGATACAAATCAAGATTTAAAATTGGACGTAAAGGGAGCTATTGCGATTGATGAAAAAACAGGGCAAGTTTTATTTGAACAAAATGCTACTGAAGCATTGCCTGTTGCTTCATTATCTAAACTTTTAACATTGTATATTGTGTTGGATGAGATTAAAGCCGGAAAGCTCTCATGGGATCAAAAAATTACACCAGATAAAACAACGGCAGAAATCAGTCAAGATACTTCACTAAACAATGTACCGTTAAGAACTGATAAACAATATACCGTTAAATCATTATATGAAGCTACTTTGATTTACTCAGCCAATGGGGCAGCTATGGCATTAGCTCAAGCTGTTGCAGGAAGTCAAAGCAAGTTTGTTGATATGATGCGTAAACAAGTTAAAAAATTTGGAATTAAAGATGCAGAAATTTATACATGTAATGGTTTGAATAATGAGCAAATGAAATCTGCCGCATATCCTGGGGCTGCTAAAGATGCTGAAAACAAATTTTCAGCTAAAGACATGGCAATCATTTCAATGAAATTATTACATAAATACCCAGAAGTATTGAAAACAGCTAGTGTTCAAAAGAAAGATTTTGATAATGGAAATGGCCAGACAGTTATGGAAAACTGGAATTGGATGCTTCCAGGACAATCAAGTTCATATGAATTATTACCAGTTGATGGTTTGAAAACAGGAACATCGGATGCAGCTGGAGCATGTTTTGTTGGAACTGTTAATAAAGATGGACATCGTTTGATTACAGTTGTCTTAGGTGCACAACATAATAGTGATACTGATAATTCAAGATTTGTTCAGACGCAAAAATTAATGTCATATGTTTATAATACATATAATTATGTGACTTTAGATAAAGGACAAGAAAAAGCTAGCTTACCAGTATATCATGGTAAGGAAGAAAAGGTTAAAGTTCAGTCTGATCAAGCAGTTGGAATTTGGTTGAAGAAGGGAACATCTAAGAAGGATATTACAGCTAAAGCAGTAGCCAATAAAAAGTTAACAAAAGATGGAGCATTAGAAGCTCCACTTAAAGAAGGGCAAACTGTTGGTAAAATCAAATTAGAAGTTTCAGGAAAGACAATTAAAACAGTATCATCAGATATTGAATTAAATGCACAAACAACAACGGCAGTAAAAAAAGCAAATATTTTTGAAATTATATATAGAAGCATTTTCAAATAA
- a CDS encoding phosphatase PAP2 family protein: protein MEIKENKNRPIWAIIYSILFLLLFIFVKINSPIVQGIDNFVRGIIIPITNEHLTTIANIVTNFGSPMVSLILSILVLAFIFFKREYALAIWGFATLIFGNGIAYVFKHLAARPRPELSQRLAPADGFSFPSGHTFGTCMFALLIIYLIVPRIKNQTTQTVIKVLAIIWIIIIMLTRIYLRVHFPTDTFGSLLLAGAVWEFALIIWTHFFSKNK, encoded by the coding sequence TTGGAGATTAAAGAAAATAAAAATCGTCCAATTTGGGCTATTATTTATTCTATTTTATTCTTATTACTATTTATTTTTGTAAAAATAAATAGTCCGATTGTTCAAGGCATTGATAATTTTGTCCGTGGAATTATTATTCCAATTACTAATGAACACTTAACAACAATTGCAAATATCGTAACAAATTTTGGTTCACCAATGGTTTCCTTAATTTTGTCAATCTTAGTATTAGCATTTATTTTCTTTAAACGCGAATACGCACTTGCAATTTGGGGATTTGCAACTTTAATTTTTGGTAATGGGATTGCTTATGTTTTCAAACATCTAGCAGCACGTCCTCGTCCTGAGTTATCACAACGCTTGGCACCTGCAGATGGTTTTAGTTTCCCAAGTGGTCATACATTTGGTACTTGCATGTTTGCATTATTAATAATTTATTTAATTGTGCCACGTATCAAAAATCAAACAACTCAAACAGTCATCAAAGTACTTGCAATCATTTGGATTATTATAATCATGTTGACTCGTATTTATTTACGAGTTCACTTTCCAACTGATACATTTGGAAGTCTCTTATTAGCTGGTGCAGTTTGGGAATTTGCATTAATAATCTGGACACATTTTTTCAGTAAAAATAAATAA
- a CDS encoding ECF transporter S component — protein sequence MKLPTIKSYKNHWNIHDVILISLIAVFFGIIYQVWNYIYYALAATPLKPYANDLTLGVWLMAGPLSAILIKKRNACLIGELLAAIIEMFLFSSWGVGNIISGFVQGFGSELGFAFTGYRKFNGWGLFLSTITSTIITFLWDLFQNGYLSYPLQMLITLFIIRFISIGLFSGILVAAIQKLLIRTKVLNNA from the coding sequence ATGAAATTACCAACAATTAAATCGTATAAAAATCATTGGAATATTCATGATGTTATTTTAATTTCATTAATTGCTGTTTTCTTCGGCATTATTTATCAAGTATGGAATTATATTTATTATGCTTTGGCTGCTACCCCTTTAAAACCATATGCCAATGATTTAACTTTAGGCGTATGGCTGATGGCAGGACCATTAAGTGCTATTTTAATCAAAAAAAGAAATGCTTGTTTAATTGGTGAACTTTTAGCTGCGATTATTGAGATGTTTCTTTTCTCTAGTTGGGGAGTTGGCAACATTATCTCTGGATTTGTTCAAGGTTTTGGATCAGAATTGGGATTTGCATTTACCGGATATCGTAAGTTCAATGGTTGGGGACTATTTTTATCCACAATAACATCCACAATTATTACATTTTTATGGGATTTATTTCAAAATGGATACTTAAGTTATCCACTTCAAATGTTAATTACTCTTTTTATAATCCGATTTATTTCAATTGGACTATTTTCAGGAATTCTTGTTGCTGCAATTCAAAAACTATTAATTAGAACGAAGGTCCTTAATAATGCTTGA
- a CDS encoding AzlD domain-containing protein, with the protein MYMSSWDHLLLIILSMLVALGPRLLPMKFFTTRKIPEWFNEWMKYVPVSLFTALVVKDLFLNSDIYTFVGLQHVAKLLAAALVVIVAYKSRSMGLSVVCGLAAVALLSTVVG; encoded by the coding sequence ATGTATATGTCTAGTTGGGATCATCTTTTGTTGATCATTTTATCAATGCTAGTTGCATTGGGACCACGTTTATTGCCAATGAAATTCTTCACTACACGTAAAATTCCTGAATGGTTTAATGAGTGGATGAAGTATGTTCCAGTTTCATTGTTTACAGCATTGGTCGTAAAGGATTTATTCCTTAATTCAGATATTTATACATTTGTAGGATTACAACATGTAGCTAAATTATTAGCGGCTGCTCTAGTTGTGATTGTTGCTTATAAATCGCGTTCAATGGGATTATCTGTTGTATGTGGTTTAGCCGCAGTAGCATTACTATCAACAGTTGTTGGATAA
- a CDS encoding energy-coupling factor transporter transmembrane component T family protein, producing MNNRNQLNPTIAVLIMLLSGLILTFSQKIWLNVVVFIFCLIYLGYCRIDWKKLCIALLVAFPFALGSWLSFFTFGHKLHAAWLYGTRIYVYFALGAIVTLLFNLEQILKSLHQHFRLPNTFVYGLLTASEMLNDVTTQIKKIRISSNMRQKTLYWWNPMLYLKIIVSCLNWSETLSNSLVAQGFSDNYSRTESYHDNIALSQWLLLIMIVGSLFYFAFIF from the coding sequence ATGAATAATCGTAATCAATTAAATCCTACAATTGCTGTTCTAATAATGCTCTTATCTGGCTTGATATTAACTTTCTCACAAAAGATCTGGTTAAATGTAGTTGTGTTTATATTTTGTTTAATTTATCTTGGTTACTGCCGAATTGACTGGAAAAAATTATGTATAGCTTTATTAGTTGCATTTCCATTTGCACTAGGAAGTTGGCTATCATTTTTTACTTTTGGTCATAAACTTCATGCTGCTTGGCTATATGGTACTAGAATTTATGTTTATTTTGCACTCGGTGCAATTGTAACTTTACTCTTTAATTTAGAACAAATTCTTAAAAGCCTCCATCAACATTTTAGACTTCCAAATACATTTGTTTATGGACTTTTAACAGCAAGTGAAATGTTAAATGATGTAACTACCCAAATTAAAAAAATTCGGATTTCATCCAATATGAGACAAAAAACACTTTATTGGTGGAATCCGATGTTATATTTAAAAATAATTGTCAGTTGTTTAAATTGGTCTGAAACACTTTCTAATTCTCTAGTTGCACAAGGTTTCTCAGATAACTATTCTCGTACAGAAAGTTACCATGATAACATTGCTTTATCACAATGGCTACTATTAATCATGATCGTTGGGTCACTGTTTTATTTTGCTTTTATCTTTTAA
- a CDS encoding alpha/beta hydrolase: MQYFTKKIQTPINDDAKLTGYVLDNTPEIDENRVRPAVIICPGGGYKIVSEREGEPIAVQLLAMGVHAFVLDYSVMPIHHPAQLAELASVVKLIRENAAEWHVDPDKIIVMGTSAGGHLAGMLATMWNSKTLTDLGYDPQQIKPNGLIMGYSVVTADKEFGHQGSFDHLLGEDAGQAEREKLSLQKLVSKDTPMSFIWTTDEDTVVPMENSLMMVEALRKNNVNVEFHVFPHGQHGHSLATAETAKTDAQIVKDLQIWPVLLKEWLNENF, translated from the coding sequence ATGCAATATTTTACAAAAAAAATTCAAACACCAATCAATGATGATGCTAAATTAACCGGTTATGTATTAGATAACACTCCAGAAATTGATGAAAATCGTGTACGACCAGCTGTAATTATTTGCCCTGGTGGTGGTTACAAGATTGTTTCTGAACGTGAAGGTGAACCAATTGCAGTTCAATTGTTAGCGATGGGTGTACATGCATTTGTATTAGATTATTCTGTAATGCCAATTCATCATCCTGCACAATTAGCAGAATTGGCAAGTGTAGTAAAACTAATTCGTGAAAATGCAGCAGAATGGCATGTAGATCCTGATAAAATTATAGTAATGGGAACATCTGCAGGTGGTCACTTAGCAGGAATGCTTGCAACAATGTGGAATTCTAAAACATTAACTGATTTAGGATATGATCCTCAACAAATTAAACCTAATGGATTGATTATGGGATATTCAGTTGTAACAGCTGATAAGGAATTTGGCCACCAAGGTTCATTTGATCATCTTTTAGGCGAAGATGCTGGTCAAGCAGAACGTGAGAAACTATCATTACAAAAATTAGTAAGCAAAGATACACCAATGAGTTTTATTTGGACAACTGATGAAGATACAGTAGTTCCAATGGAAAATAGCTTGATGATGGTTGAAGCTTTACGTAAAAATAACGTCAATGTAGAATTTCATGTATTTCCACATGGACAACATGGCCACAGTTTAGCAACTGCAGAAACAGCTAAAACTGATGCTCAAATTGTTAAAGATTTACAAATTTGGCCTGTATTGCTAAAAGAATGGTTAAACGAAAATTTCTAA
- a CDS encoding response regulator transcription factor, whose translation MKILIVDDDKDIVELMSIYITNEGYDVEKAYNGKEAITKLNTNPDIALMILDVMMPQLDGLAVLREVRKDSQIPVLMLSAKTDDLDKIQGLIQGADDYVTKPFNPLEVMARVKSLLRRSQHDVRNEEPDQIEIGPLVIKKDSHEVTTTDGKPIQLTALEFGILYLLASHPNRVFSADEIFERVWQQESVVSAKTVMVHVSHLRDKIEEATNGEKVIQTVWGVGYKIETH comes from the coding sequence ATGAAGATTTTGATTGTTGATGATGATAAAGACATCGTAGAATTAATGAGTATTTATATTACTAACGAAGGTTATGATGTAGAAAAAGCCTACAATGGTAAAGAAGCAATTACTAAATTAAATACTAACCCAGACATCGCATTGATGATTTTAGATGTAATGATGCCTCAATTAGATGGTTTAGCTGTACTACGTGAAGTACGTAAGGATTCACAAATCCCAGTTTTAATGTTATCAGCTAAAACTGATGATCTAGATAAAATTCAAGGATTAATTCAAGGGGCAGATGATTATGTAACTAAACCATTTAATCCACTTGAAGTTATGGCTCGTGTTAAATCATTACTTCGTCGTTCACAACATGATGTTCGAAATGAAGAACCAGATCAAATTGAAATTGGACCATTAGTAATTAAGAAAGATTCACATGAAGTTACAACTACTGATGGTAAGCCAATTCAATTGACTGCTTTAGAGTTTGGTATTTTATATCTTTTAGCAAGTCATCCTAATCGCGTCTTTTCAGCTGATGAAATTTTTGAACGTGTATGGCAACAAGAATCAGTTGTTTCAGCTAAGACCGTTATGGTTCACGTAAGCCACTTGAGAGATAAAATTGAAGAAGCTACAAATGGCGAAAAAGTTATCCAAACCGTATGGGGCGTTGGATATAAAATTGAAACACATTAA